A section of the Triticum dicoccoides isolate Atlit2015 ecotype Zavitan chromosome 7A, WEW_v2.0, whole genome shotgun sequence genome encodes:
- the LOC119332297 gene encoding GDSL esterase/lipase At5g62930-like isoform X3 yields MAMPGSCPSTAAPSAGHPPICLADASGDLLHSSPTLTPHTPANSSPSHTALPLLALAGGAGSQDMLRPRLVLFGDSITEQSFRPGGWGAALADTYSRKADVVVRGYGGYNSRWALFLIQRIFPLVGLPPVATTIFFGANDAALPGRTSQRQHVLVEEYKQNLKTIVNHLKDCSKSMVILLITPPPIDEDGRERYARMEKMRGGSLKGQMKWLASMQVNAWNLPKKWMYSVLIFGQRCKPLKVGRNFT; encoded by the exons ATGGCGATGCCTGGATCCTGCCCCTCGACGGCGGCCCCGTCAGCCGGCCATCCTCCCATCTGCCTCGCTGATGCTTCAGGTGATTTGCTGCATTCCTCTCCCACCCTCACCCCACACACTCCCGCCAACTCCAGTCCCTCTCACACAGCTCTCCCACTTTTGGCTTTGGCAGGGGGAGCGGGATCCCAAGACATGCTGCGGCCACGTCTGGTGCTCTTCGGCGACTCCATCACCGAGCAGTCCTTCCGCCCTGGCGGGTGGGGAGCGGCCCTCGCCGACACCTACTCCCGCAAG GCCGATGTTGTTGTCAGAGGCTATGGTGGGTACAACTCAAGATGGGCCCTGTTCTTGATCCAGCGCATCTTTCCCCTG GTTGGCTTGCCACCTGTTGCGACGACTATATTCTTTGGTGCTAACGATGCAGCGCTTCCAGGACGAACAAGTCAGCGGCAACATGTTCTGGTTGAGGAGTATAAACAGAATCTCAAAACGATTGTTAATCATCTGAAG GATTGTTCCAAGTCCATGGTAATTTTGCTTATCACTCCACCTCCTATTGATGAAGATGGAAGAGAAAGATATGCACG TATGGAGAAGATGCGAGGAGGCTCCCTGAAAGGACAAATGAAATGGCTGGCGTCTATGCAGGTCAATGCATGGAACTTGCCAAAGAAATGGATGTACAGTGTGTTGATCTTTGGTCAAAGATGCAAGCCACTGAAGGTTGGCAGAAACTTTACTTAA
- the LOC119332889 gene encoding uncharacterized protein LOC119332889: protein MGWGLGPCAAAGAMTGAQVEAALNRKNVEVLQGEEEHAATVLPDETIGGALDGGEDASWVPDQDTGVFVPAGADSHGGGSAAAPPHLFGGATEGLAASSTASVLDQAVFVREEEMEDVESPAAVDVANVNVDVNGSIKNY, encoded by the exons ATGGGCTGGGGCCTGGGACC CTGCGCCGCAGCGGGGGCGATGACGGGGGCGCAGGTGGAGGCGGCGCTCAACCGCAAGAACGTCGAGGTGCTCCAGGGCGAGGAGGAGCACGCCGCCACGGTGCTGCCGGACGAGACCATCGGCGGAGCGCTTGACGGCGGCGAGGACGCGTCGTGGGTGCCCGACCAGGACACTGGTGTCTTCGTCCCCGCCGGCGCCGATTCTCACGGCGGCGGCTCGGCTGCCGCTCCACCGCACCTATTCGGAGGTGCCACGGAGGGGTTAGCGGCGTCTTCG ACGGCGTCGGTGCTGGACCAGGCGGTGTTCGTccgggaggaggagatggaggacgTGGAGAGTCCCGCCGCCGTCGATGTGGCCAACGTCAACGTAGACGTCAACGGCAGCATCAAGAACTACTAG
- the LOC119332297 gene encoding GDSL esterase/lipase At5g62930-like isoform X2 codes for MAMPGSCPSTAAPSAGHPPICLADASGGAGSQDMLRPRLVLFGDSITEQSFRPGGWGAALADTYSRKADVVVRGYGGYNSRWALFLIQRIFPLVGLPPVATTIFFGANDAALPGRTSQRQHVLVEEYKQNLKTIVNHLKDCSKSMVILLITPPPIDEDGRERYARSQYGEDARRLPERTNEMAGVYAGQCMELAKEMDVQCVDLWSKMQATEGWQKLYLSDGLHLTPEGNALVHKEVVQTLRGAGLKAEDMPHDFPHHSKIDGAHPERAFQ; via the exons ATGGCGATGCCTGGATCCTGCCCCTCGACGGCGGCCCCGTCAGCCGGCCATCCTCCCATCTGCCTCGCTGATGCTTCAG GGGGAGCGGGATCCCAAGACATGCTGCGGCCACGTCTGGTGCTCTTCGGCGACTCCATCACCGAGCAGTCCTTCCGCCCTGGCGGGTGGGGAGCGGCCCTCGCCGACACCTACTCCCGCAAG GCCGATGTTGTTGTCAGAGGCTATGGTGGGTACAACTCAAGATGGGCCCTGTTCTTGATCCAGCGCATCTTTCCCCTG GTTGGCTTGCCACCTGTTGCGACGACTATATTCTTTGGTGCTAACGATGCAGCGCTTCCAGGACGAACAAGTCAGCGGCAACATGTTCTGGTTGAGGAGTATAAACAGAATCTCAAAACGATTGTTAATCATCTGAAG GATTGTTCCAAGTCCATGGTAATTTTGCTTATCACTCCACCTCCTATTGATGAAGATGGAAGAGAAAGATATGCACG ATCACAGTATGGAGAAGATGCGAGGAGGCTCCCTGAAAGGACAAATGAAATGGCTGGCGTCTATGCAGGTCAATGCATGGAACTTGCCAAAGAAATGGATGTACAGTGTGTTGATCTTTGGTCAAAGATGCAAGCCACTGAAGGTTGGCAGAAACTTTACTTAAG TGATGGACTGCATCTGACGCCGGAAGGAAACGCTCTGGTCCACAAGGAGGTCGTCCAGACCTTGAGAGGCGCTGGTCTGAAAGCTGAAGATATGCCGCATGACTTCCCCCATCATTCCAAAATCGATGGGGCTCACCCGGAAAGGGCCTTCCAGTGA
- the LOC119332513 gene encoding uncharacterized protein LOC119332513 has product MAARALTAAARRVAGRTRTTPLLASFRNGASMNHSSATASARREEEQYKDVHATMTGAQVEAALNRKNVEVLQGEEEHVAAVLPDETIGGALDGGEDASWVPDKDTGVFGPAGADTHGGSSAAAPPHLFGGATAATTEGSAASSAGQDTGAFVPTDADADADADTHGGGAHPAPPQHLYGGVGGTASVLDQALFVREEEMEDVERPAAVDMANANADVNASIKNY; this is encoded by the exons ATGGCTGCGCGAGCActgaccgccgccgcccgccgggtgGCCGGCCGGACCAGGACAACGCCTCTTCTCGCCTCCTTCAG GAACGGAGCCAGCATGAACCACTCCTCGGCCACGGCCAGCGCGCGGCGGGAGGAGGAGCAGTACAAGGACGTGCACGCGACGATGACGGGGGCGCAGGTGGAGGCGGCGCTCAACCGCAAGAACGTCGAGGTGCTCCAGGGCGAGGAGGAGCACGTCGCCGCGGTGCTGCCGGACGAGACCATCGGCGGCGCGCTGGACGGCGGCGAGGACGCGTCCTGGGTGCCCGACAAGGACACGGGCGTCTTCGGCCCCGCCGGCGCCGATACCCACGGCGGCAGCTCGGCTGCCGCTCCACCGCACCTGTTCGGAGGCGCCACGGCGGCCACCACGGAGGGGTCAGCGGCGTCTTCGGCCGGCCAGGACACGGGCGCCTTCGTCCCCACCGATGCCGATGCCGACGCTGACGCTGACACCCACGGCGGCGGCGCGCATCCCGCCCCACCGCAGCACCTGTACGGAGGCGTGGGCGGGACGGCGTCGGTGCTGGACCAGGCGCTGTTCGTccgggaggaggagatggaggacgTGGAGAGGCCCGCCGCCGTCGACATGGCCAACGCCAACGCAGACGTCAACGCCAGCATCAAGAACTACTAG
- the LOC119332297 gene encoding GDSL esterase/lipase At5g62930-like isoform X1: MAMPGSCPSTAAPSAGHPPICLADASGDLLHSSPTLTPHTPANSSPSHTALPLLALAGGAGSQDMLRPRLVLFGDSITEQSFRPGGWGAALADTYSRKADVVVRGYGGYNSRWALFLIQRIFPLVGLPPVATTIFFGANDAALPGRTSQRQHVLVEEYKQNLKTIVNHLKDCSKSMVILLITPPPIDEDGRERYARSQYGEDARRLPERTNEMAGVYAGQCMELAKEMDVQCVDLWSKMQATEGWQKLYLSDGLHLTPEGNALVHKEVVQTLRGAGLKAEDMPHDFPHHSKIDGAHPERAFQ; this comes from the exons ATGGCGATGCCTGGATCCTGCCCCTCGACGGCGGCCCCGTCAGCCGGCCATCCTCCCATCTGCCTCGCTGATGCTTCAGGTGATTTGCTGCATTCCTCTCCCACCCTCACCCCACACACTCCCGCCAACTCCAGTCCCTCTCACACAGCTCTCCCACTTTTGGCTTTGGCAGGGGGAGCGGGATCCCAAGACATGCTGCGGCCACGTCTGGTGCTCTTCGGCGACTCCATCACCGAGCAGTCCTTCCGCCCTGGCGGGTGGGGAGCGGCCCTCGCCGACACCTACTCCCGCAAG GCCGATGTTGTTGTCAGAGGCTATGGTGGGTACAACTCAAGATGGGCCCTGTTCTTGATCCAGCGCATCTTTCCCCTG GTTGGCTTGCCACCTGTTGCGACGACTATATTCTTTGGTGCTAACGATGCAGCGCTTCCAGGACGAACAAGTCAGCGGCAACATGTTCTGGTTGAGGAGTATAAACAGAATCTCAAAACGATTGTTAATCATCTGAAG GATTGTTCCAAGTCCATGGTAATTTTGCTTATCACTCCACCTCCTATTGATGAAGATGGAAGAGAAAGATATGCACG ATCACAGTATGGAGAAGATGCGAGGAGGCTCCCTGAAAGGACAAATGAAATGGCTGGCGTCTATGCAGGTCAATGCATGGAACTTGCCAAAGAAATGGATGTACAGTGTGTTGATCTTTGGTCAAAGATGCAAGCCACTGAAGGTTGGCAGAAACTTTACTTAAG TGATGGACTGCATCTGACGCCGGAAGGAAACGCTCTGGTCCACAAGGAGGTCGTCCAGACCTTGAGAGGCGCTGGTCTGAAAGCTGAAGATATGCCGCATGACTTCCCCCATCATTCCAAAATCGATGGGGCTCACCCGGAAAGGGCCTTCCAGTGA